TTGAACGCTCAAGGAACACTTGGGCAGACGAGTTGTTGCCTATACTATGGGCATATCCTACCACCTGCAAAGTGACTATTGAAGCTACCCCATTTATGCTGGCTTACGGAGCCGTGGTCGTGGTGCCCCTTGAAATCACACATAGACCCCCTAGGATTGAAGCTTATGAATCGGAAACCAATaaagaaggcatgaggctcgcTCTCGATCTCATTGACGAGGTCAGACATGAGGCCAGCGCCCGTAATACAgagcatcaacgaagagcctccctctaGTATAATAGAAgtgttaaagaaaggttcttttaccaaggagacttgatcttaagaaagattgaggcattaggagttgaagagaaagaaaagcTAACCCCTAACTGGGAAAGCCGTATAAGCTCAAGAAAACATtaggacgaggatcctacaagttggAAACCCTGAGCGGTGACAAAGTACCTCATACCTAGCATGTTTcgaacctgaaggtttattatgtttaggacatgaaagacatgttcctagtacttagtaGTACATGGAGGAATAAGGTCGACCAGTATACGAGCATCTAATGTATAAAAGTCTCGAAGGACCAAAGTATCGAAAATAAAAGATGAATATGAAATCATACTACAAATGCAGGAGATCCTGAAGGATCATAAATCAAGTCATGATGAACAATTGGGTTACACACCGAAGATGTTCAAGTCCATGAAGGGCCGTAAATAGATAACCGCTGAATAAAAGCCACACATGACAAACAAAGCCATACAAGGCCTAAACACTGAAGGAGAATCTATTGTCCAAAATCAGATGATTGGCCAATAGTGGCAACCTCAGAAACAACCCAAAGGCTAGGAAAGCCCCATAAATTTACCACATTTGGGTAAGAGCTATGAACAGAGCCAATGGACATGTTAACAGAACGCACCTCATCATCATAGGTGTCCATCATATGGAATAAGTCTTCCGGCTGTTGATAAATGCTAAGAGAGCTCTAGAATCTCAATCCTGAAACTTCCTCTCAAGTTTCTTCATCAATGCCTCCAAGGCCGTGTGCTCACTCCTCAATTGTGCACTTTTAGTGAAAGAAGCTGCGAAGTAGGCGTTGGCCTAATAAGGAAAAGATATTAGAAAGCTAACTTCAAGAAATGTATTTGGTCGACTAAAGTCTACACTACAGACTCCAGCATACTAAAGAAGGCTGATCAGCCTCCATAGAAGGCCCTTGACCAACTGGATATCCCTCGGAAATGGCTCCAGCAGACCAGCCTCCAAGGGAGGCCTTAAGCCAGCCAGGCTCCTCCTTAAATTTGAAGAAttgaaaattataaaaagaaGAGATGTACTTGATAGAAGACATGAGCCCCGTACATCTCCTCCTGAGGAAGTTGTTCGCCTAATTGGAACAAATTTAACCAATTGAAAATTAGTAGGAAGATAGGTACCCTCGACAGAAAAGCCTCTAAGGCCAGCTTTAACAAGCTTTGTTTGAAGTGTGAGGACCCATCAAGAACACGAACATGATAGTTTATGTTCGAGGCCCATCACGAACATGATCGAGACATGTTGTCCAAGAAATCAAAAATGTTTCCCCTTGACCGACCAAAGGAGGCCGAGTATCCATCTATGAAGATCTTTTGACCGTCTAAAGGGTCCATGGATGAGGCCCCCACCCGGCAAGGCACTCCTCGAATAAAAAGAGAGAAGAAAGTCTAATACACAACTTAATATTgattgaagttcaagaacttccaCGAAATAAGGTTTCAAAGGGCCAAGAAGCTCTAGACATTGAGGTTATGCCCGACCAGGGCCTCAAGGGCTTGGTCTCTATGGCCGACCAAGAGTCCTTGAAGATGACTCCTCCATATGGAGGGGTTAGGCTGACTAGGACGTCCTCAAAAAAACGTCTACAGACGTCCGAAACTAATAGAGAAGGCCCCCAAGTGAAGATTCCAAGAAAACCATGAACTAGAGCCACGGGATGCTCCTGGTGAAGACAAGAACTTCCACGGAAACAAGTTTCGTAAAGAACACAACATTCGCGAGAACAAGTTTTATGAAGAGTAAGATGCTCACGGAGGTGAGATTCTGGCCTACCAAGAGTCAGTGACGCCTAGTTCTCCACAAGGAAGGATTAGTCTAACTAGAACCCTCATGGAGGAAAATAGGTTTCGTGAAGAGTAGAACGTTCACGAAAATAAGTACATAACGCTCACTAAAAAAAGGGCCAGACGTCCACCAAAAAGAGCAGGATTGATCGACCAGGCCACCTGAAGGCCTTATAGCCGACCAGGAACCCATGTAGGGTTGATCAAGACCCTCCTGAAGGTTTTTTCGGTGGAGCTCCTTGAAATTCCttgagaattcttgaaaaattaggcGCCCAACGAAAACAAGTTCTgtgaagactagaacgtccaTGAGAACAAGTTTCGTAAAGACTAGAACGTCCACGAGAACAAGTTTCGCGAAGGCTAAAGAGCCCATAAAAACCAAGGCCCAAGGATAAAAGCCCAATTTCTGGAAGCTTCTGGAATATTCTTTAGGTTTCCAAAATGAAAGCCCATAAAAAGAAGGCCCAATCCAATTTGGATTAGGAAAAAGAGGAGGCCCAACCCAATTTGGATTAGAAAAAATGAAGGCCCTATCCAAAATGGATTAGGAAAATGTAGGCACAAatcaaggcccaaatccaaatagaaTTTGGAAAATGTTGGCCCAAttcaaggcccaaatccaaataggatttggaaaatgAAGGCCCAACCCAGATTGAGGAACCAAGGCAAGACCAGGATCAAGGTCGCCATCCAGGTTGTGATTCCTATTCGAAAAACTTCGAACAAAAGCCTGTAAAAGACCATGGGAACGATCAGAATCTAGGTCTAATTTCTGGTCGTGAATCCTAATCTTTTCTTTTCGAATAGAAGGCAGAAAATGGCCAAAAATTCGACCACAATCCAGGTCGTCTAgacgactaggatccaggtctAATTTCTGGTCGTGAATCCTGATATTTTTTTTGAATAGAAGCCAGAAGATGGCCAAAAATTTGACCACCATCCAGGTCATTTAaacgactaggatcctggtcgaaaaaggcaGAAATCCTGGTCGTGGATTCTGGTCTAATGTGTTAGACTAGACCCCAGGGGATGGCCAAAATTGCGACTAGAACCAGGCCATTTCAAGGACTAGGATCCTGGTTGAAAAAGGCAGAAATCCTAGTCGTGGATCCTGGTCTAATGTGTTAGGCTAGACCCCAGGGGCTGGCCAAAATTTTGACTAGAATCCAGGTTATTTCAaggactaggatcctggtcgaaaaaggcaGAAATCCTGGTCGTGGATCCTGGTCTAATGTGTTAGACTAGACCCCAGGGGCTGGCCAAAATTTTGACTAGAATCCTGGTCATTTCTAggactaggatcctggtcaaaaaaggcagaaatcctggtcgtgaatcctgGTCTAATGTGTTAGACTAGACCATAGTGGCTGGCCAAAATTTCGACTAGAATCCAGGTCATTTCTAGCACTAgtatcctggtcgaaaaaggcaGAAATCCTGGTCGTGGATCCTGGTCTAATGTGTTAGACTAGACCCCAGGGGCTGGCCAAAATTT
The sequence above is drawn from the Apium graveolens cultivar Ventura chromosome 2, ASM990537v1, whole genome shotgun sequence genome and encodes:
- the LOC141693780 gene encoding uncharacterized protein LOC141693780, whose amino-acid sequence is MDNGKQFDNVELREYCDNNNIELRFTSVAHPQANGHAEVANRIILDGLKKRVERSRNTWADELLPILWAYPTTCKVTIEATPFMLAYGAVVVVPLEITHRPPRIEAYESETNKEGMRLALDLIDEVRHEASARNTEHQRRASL